In the genome of Terribacillus sp. FSL K6-0262, one region contains:
- the pepV gene encoding dipeptidase PepV: MERIDWYEKASAYKEAYAEVLNGLVSIPSVYDASTKTDRQPFGEKIDEALLYMLQTGSKDGFLTKYVDGYAGHIEYGKGDGLVGVLGHLDVVPADGDWTYGAFHPTLAENRLFGRGMLDDKGPVVAAYFAMKLLKDMGYEPKKRIRLIMGTDEERDWQCMEYYFQHEEMPDTGFTPDADFPLIYAEKGIIDGYISLPPATYQDDMLRLEQFEGGKALNMVPGQAEALLSGKGLEKVEEAFAAHLAAEGLIGSTETKENTILLSMSGKAAHGSTPEKGSNAVVALAKFLVTLPLHDHVTGKLNWLVKKFADYHGNGIDLGLSDEVSGPLTLNLGEFSMKDGVSWKIGVNIRYPVTAAYDTVTARLSAQLAEAGAEFQETSHLASLYVEKDDPLVQTLLDVYRRQTGDQTDILAIGGGTYARAMKKGVAFGPLFPGSPDSAHQQDEHILLEDMLRAIAIYAEALYLLTKDAHR, encoded by the coding sequence ATGGAAAGAATCGACTGGTATGAAAAGGCGTCAGCTTATAAGGAAGCTTATGCAGAAGTATTGAATGGACTTGTATCCATTCCAAGCGTATATGATGCATCGACAAAAACGGATAGACAGCCGTTCGGTGAAAAGATAGATGAGGCACTTTTGTATATGCTGCAAACAGGCAGTAAGGATGGTTTTTTGACCAAATATGTCGACGGCTATGCGGGGCATATCGAGTATGGAAAGGGAGATGGATTGGTAGGTGTACTTGGACATTTGGATGTCGTACCTGCCGACGGAGACTGGACATATGGTGCCTTCCATCCGACATTGGCAGAAAATCGCCTTTTCGGGAGAGGGATGTTGGATGATAAGGGACCTGTTGTAGCAGCATATTTTGCCATGAAGCTCCTGAAGGATATGGGGTATGAACCGAAAAAGCGTATTCGCCTGATCATGGGGACAGACGAAGAACGGGATTGGCAATGCATGGAGTATTACTTCCAGCACGAGGAAATGCCGGATACCGGATTTACCCCGGATGCGGACTTCCCGCTCATTTATGCGGAAAAAGGAATCATCGATGGCTATATCTCGCTTCCTCCAGCGACGTACCAAGACGATATGCTTCGACTGGAGCAGTTCGAAGGCGGAAAGGCACTAAATATGGTTCCGGGTCAAGCGGAGGCACTTCTTTCGGGGAAGGGCCTGGAGAAGGTGGAAGAAGCATTTGCAGCACATCTTGCTGCTGAAGGGTTGATCGGCAGTACAGAAACCAAAGAAAATACTATCCTGCTCAGCATGTCCGGCAAAGCTGCCCATGGCTCCACCCCGGAGAAAGGAAGCAATGCAGTAGTGGCTTTGGCAAAATTCCTTGTAACCCTTCCGCTGCACGACCATGTAACAGGAAAGCTGAACTGGCTAGTCAAAAAATTCGCGGATTACCACGGGAATGGCATCGATCTAGGACTCTCAGATGAAGTCTCTGGTCCATTGACGCTTAATCTCGGGGAATTCAGCATGAAAGATGGCGTGTCCTGGAAGATTGGGGTGAATATTCGATATCCTGTCACAGCAGCCTATGATACGGTCACTGCCAGATTGTCTGCGCAGCTTGCAGAAGCAGGGGCCGAATTCCAGGAAACATCTCATTTAGCTTCCCTTTATGTAGAAAAGGATGATCCGCTGGTTCAAACATTGCTTGATGTGTACCGACGTCAAACAGGCGATCAAACCGATATTTTGGCGATCGGCGGGGGCACCTATGCACGAGCGATGAAAAAAGGGGTCGCTTTCGGGCCTCTTTTCCCTGGTTCACCGGACAGTGCCCATCAGCAAGATGAGCACATACTGCTTGAGGATATGCTGCGGGCCATTGCCATCTATGCAGAAGCGTTATATCTGCTGACAAAGGATGCGCATAGATAA
- a CDS encoding MFS transporter: MQADTKRTYRTLQYFYLAAFLSNGSLFPLLAVFLQEEKQLDPVLVGLIVAAIPLVNTVMEPVWGLLSDYTKKPLRLLAAALAAAAALAFIYLFYDHYALLLLGMLAIAVFQAAVIPLSDSMALSFVERNQLEYGNIRLWGAIGFAAASFLLGYITDFVGTLDVIFVAYGLFLLLALPALRRFPRQGYDIATVSMKEGLRTLRKNKPFLFFLVSNFLIFGPILANNFYFGTFILAAGGTLSAVGIAFFLGAGSEAPFMKLAHRIIGKMSVLHVVILSAAVSGARWVLYMFDPPLAVIFITTIIQGLSIGLYVPAALLYIRGAAPSSVQATAIALYSAVGTGLGNALFNLMGGMILEIATVYHMYALFAATTFAGVGILFIVQRMKGTAEGKRGIA, translated from the coding sequence ATGCAGGCAGATACGAAAAGGACATATCGGACTTTACAATATTTTTATCTGGCAGCTTTCTTATCCAATGGATCGTTATTTCCGCTCCTGGCTGTTTTCCTGCAAGAAGAAAAACAGCTCGATCCTGTTCTTGTGGGGCTCATAGTAGCTGCGATACCGCTGGTGAATACCGTTATGGAGCCTGTCTGGGGTCTGCTGAGCGATTATACCAAGAAACCATTGCGCCTGCTTGCAGCAGCATTAGCTGCTGCCGCTGCGCTTGCTTTCATTTATTTATTTTATGACCATTATGCATTGCTATTGCTTGGTATGCTGGCTATCGCGGTTTTCCAGGCGGCTGTCATTCCGTTATCGGACAGTATGGCTTTAAGCTTTGTCGAGCGCAATCAGCTTGAGTATGGGAATATCCGATTATGGGGAGCGATCGGATTTGCTGCTGCTTCCTTCCTGCTGGGGTACATAACCGATTTTGTCGGGACGTTGGATGTAATTTTCGTTGCTTATGGTCTGTTCCTTCTGCTTGCGCTTCCAGCATTGCGCAGGTTTCCGAGGCAAGGCTATGATATAGCGACGGTGTCGATGAAGGAAGGCTTGCGCACCTTGCGTAAAAACAAACCATTCCTATTCTTTCTCGTTTCCAACTTCCTTATTTTCGGGCCGATCCTGGCAAATAATTTCTATTTCGGAACATTCATTTTAGCAGCCGGTGGCACACTAAGTGCTGTCGGTATCGCCTTCTTTTTGGGAGCGGGCAGTGAAGCGCCATTTATGAAACTTGCCCATCGGATCATCGGGAAGATGAGTGTCCTCCATGTTGTCATATTAAGTGCTGCAGTATCCGGGGCAAGATGGGTTTTATACATGTTCGACCCGCCGCTAGCTGTCATTTTCATCACCACCATCATTCAGGGGCTGTCGATAGGACTCTATGTACCTGCCGCTTTGCTTTACATTAGAGGTGCCGCTCCTTCTTCCGTCCAAGCAACAGCCATTGCGCTTTATTCTGCGGTCGGAACAGGACTCGGCAATGCACTCTTCAACCTGATGGGCGGCATGATCCTGGAAATTGCGACAGTTTATCATATGTACGCTTTGTTTGCTGCAACCACTTTCGCAGGTGTTGGAATCTTGTTCATCGTGCAAAGAATGAAGGGTACAGCAGAAGGGAAAAGAGGAATAGCATGA
- a CDS encoding YtzH-like family protein: MSLSVQNQLSLLRDILSEHCESCCGSKSECEQISRLARSILSNKSTDQQELLALLPSIHSYSTAGEKAADINAHITTNREQLEDWVETIDSFQG; the protein is encoded by the coding sequence ATGTCACTTTCCGTTCAAAACCAACTAAGCCTGCTGCGGGATATCCTGAGCGAGCATTGCGAATCCTGCTGCGGGAGCAAATCCGAATGCGAGCAAATATCCCGCCTGGCCCGTTCCATCTTATCCAATAAATCAACTGATCAGCAGGAGCTGCTTGCCCTGCTTCCCAGTATCCATTCGTACAGTACTGCGGGTGAAAAAGCCGCCGATATCAATGCGCATATCACAACGAACAGAGAACAGCTCGAGGATTGGGTAGAGACAATCGACAGCTTTCAAGGTTAG
- a CDS encoding DUF84 family protein — translation MKLIIGSKNPAKVNAVSVVFRDTWTLESAAVDSGVSAQPMSDEETRLGAIQRALACLESPGAAAGIGLEGGVTEMDDGLYICNWGALAVGDKVWSASGAKLLLPDFIADQVRKGEELGPVMRAFTSRQDISSTDGAVGVFTEGHMSRAAMFEHICLLLKGQYAFYMANEKKEADY, via the coding sequence ATGAAATTGATAATCGGGTCTAAGAATCCTGCTAAAGTAAATGCAGTCTCGGTTGTATTCCGTGATACATGGACATTGGAAAGTGCAGCGGTTGATTCTGGTGTAAGCGCCCAGCCGATGAGTGACGAGGAAACGCGCCTTGGCGCCATTCAGCGAGCCCTGGCCTGCCTCGAGTCACCTGGAGCAGCTGCGGGGATCGGTCTGGAAGGCGGCGTCACGGAGATGGATGATGGACTCTACATCTGTAACTGGGGCGCGTTGGCTGTCGGGGATAAAGTATGGAGTGCAAGTGGTGCCAAGCTGCTCCTGCCGGATTTCATCGCTGACCAGGTTCGAAAAGGGGAAGAACTGGGACCAGTCATGCGGGCATTCACAAGCAGGCAGGATATTTCATCGACCGATGGAGCTGTCGGTGTCTTTACAGAAGGCCATATGTCCCGCGCGGCAATGTTTGAACATATATGTCTTTTATTGAAAGGTCAATACGCCTTTTATATGGCGAATGAAAAGAAGGAAGCGGACTATTAA
- a CDS encoding PepSY domain-containing protein, which yields MGVKKTAAIVGAGLAAGYLIQKQIAKQQKVTPEKALKFAKEAFKKEGPISGSWIYMKPEEKVKHGLTYTVYRGGISRTIDGKPAQYEFFVDAETGSVIDAVETAS from the coding sequence ATGGGCGTTAAGAAAACAGCAGCAATCGTAGGTGCTGGCCTTGCAGCTGGATACTTGATCCAAAAGCAGATTGCAAAACAACAAAAAGTAACTCCGGAAAAGGCGCTTAAATTCGCTAAAGAAGCATTCAAGAAAGAAGGTCCGATCAGCGGTTCTTGGATCTACATGAAACCGGAAGAAAAAGTGAAGCACGGCCTCACGTACACTGTTTACCGTGGCGGTATCTCACGTACAATCGATGGAAAACCTGCTCAATACGAGTTCTTCGTCGATGCAGAAACTGGATCAGTCATCGATGCTGTAGAAACGGCATCCTAA
- a CDS encoding nuclease-related domain-containing protein, with the protein MAQLIKLHEYISRYEQNPYRYPGQFIKLKKENWGKMHREWERKQAAPAPFIIGEEKEEPSRKPWFRVFSKKDDEMEEPDPAPVYIAPTEQALKQDYLEELFEFQLTWATSTIGEFSFYDHKFKDDPVLRYFLKRFPDTFFVMYKPVFEVKQTTMETDTILIHPLGIEIISVLEDKPDVLFWASDNRTWKRESKGQFTNFLNPMLSLNRTEKLIQGILKKHDIELPVKKIVLSRENQIRFATEPRNTLFIDTNRHTAWLMAKRQEQLALKHVQLRASEVLLEQAYTKAVARPEWETRENEEFFS; encoded by the coding sequence GTGGCGCAATTGATCAAGCTGCATGAATATATATCACGATATGAACAGAATCCTTACCGATATCCTGGTCAATTCATCAAACTGAAAAAAGAGAATTGGGGAAAAATGCACAGGGAATGGGAGCGCAAGCAAGCTGCTCCTGCTCCCTTCATCATAGGGGAAGAGAAGGAAGAACCAAGCAGAAAGCCATGGTTTCGAGTATTCAGCAAAAAAGATGATGAAATGGAGGAGCCCGATCCTGCTCCTGTCTATATAGCACCGACGGAACAGGCTCTGAAGCAGGATTACCTGGAGGAGCTTTTTGAATTTCAATTGACATGGGCAACGTCCACCATAGGGGAGTTTTCTTTTTATGATCACAAGTTCAAGGACGATCCGGTCCTCCGCTACTTTTTAAAACGATTCCCCGATACATTCTTTGTCATGTATAAACCCGTATTCGAAGTGAAGCAGACAACCATGGAGACAGATACAATCCTTATCCATCCATTAGGCATCGAGATCATTTCTGTATTGGAGGATAAGCCCGATGTGTTATTCTGGGCTTCTGATAATCGAACTTGGAAAAGGGAATCCAAGGGGCAGTTTACCAACTTCCTCAATCCGATGCTTTCCTTGAACAGGACAGAGAAGCTGATACAGGGCATCCTGAAAAAACACGACATCGAGCTGCCTGTGAAAAAAATAGTCTTGAGCAGGGAAAATCAGATTAGGTTTGCGACGGAGCCTCGAAACACACTGTTTATCGATACCAATAGGCATACCGCTTGGCTGATGGCCAAGCGACAGGAACAGCTGGCGTTGAAACATGTACAGCTCCGCGCCAGTGAAGTGCTGCTGGAGCAAGCTTATACCAAAGCTGTTGCCCGCCCAGAATGGGAAACGAGAGAAAACGAAGAATTTTTTAGTTAA
- a CDS encoding M42 family metallopeptidase yields MNQKTMDLFKQLTELQAAPGNEQLMRAFMKDRLKPYSDEIIQDKLGGVFGVKKGTGPKVMVAGHMDEVGFMVTGITPNGLLRFQTLGGWWSQVLLAQRVQVMTEEGPIPGVISSTPPHLLTPEQRSKPASIDSMLIDIGADDERDAYELGVKLGQQIVPYMPFTPMANEKKILAKAWDNRYGCGLALELMEEVSGETLPNQLYAGATVQEEVGLRGAQVASNMIDPDIFYALDASPANDVGGDKQAFGHLGQGALLRIFDGTMIMNRNMREFILDTAESNDINYQYYVGKGGTDAGRVHLAHEGVPSAVIGIVSRYVHTSASIIHVDDYAAAKELLIKLVRATDQSTVDLITAND; encoded by the coding sequence ATGAATCAAAAAACGATGGATTTATTCAAACAGCTGACTGAACTGCAGGCAGCACCAGGGAATGAACAGCTCATGCGAGCCTTTATGAAAGATAGACTGAAGCCATACTCTGATGAGATCATCCAAGATAAGCTTGGGGGCGTCTTCGGCGTAAAGAAAGGCACTGGACCCAAGGTGATGGTTGCCGGGCATATGGATGAGGTCGGTTTCATGGTGACGGGTATCACACCGAATGGGCTGCTCCGATTCCAAACCTTGGGAGGCTGGTGGAGTCAGGTCCTGCTTGCACAGCGCGTACAGGTCATGACGGAAGAGGGACCGATTCCAGGGGTAATAAGCTCCACACCGCCGCATTTGCTGACACCGGAACAGCGCAGCAAGCCTGCTTCGATTGATAGCATGCTGATCGATATCGGTGCGGATGATGAACGGGATGCGTATGAGCTTGGTGTCAAACTCGGGCAGCAAATCGTGCCATACATGCCGTTCACGCCAATGGCGAATGAGAAGAAAATCCTGGCGAAAGCCTGGGATAACCGTTATGGCTGCGGCTTGGCGCTGGAATTGATGGAAGAGGTATCTGGGGAAACATTGCCGAATCAGTTGTATGCTGGTGCGACAGTGCAGGAGGAAGTGGGCCTTCGCGGCGCGCAAGTAGCTTCCAATATGATCGATCCGGATATTTTTTATGCGCTGGATGCTTCGCCTGCAAATGATGTGGGAGGGGATAAGCAAGCTTTCGGTCATCTTGGGCAGGGTGCGCTTTTACGTATTTTTGATGGTACGATGATCATGAATCGGAATATGCGTGAATTCATTCTTGATACTGCGGAATCCAATGATATCAACTACCAATATTATGTCGGCAAAGGCGGTACGGATGCCGGGCGCGTCCATTTGGCCCATGAAGGCGTTCCATCAGCAGTGATCGGAATCGTATCCCGTTATGTACATACAAGTGCAAGTATCATCCATGTGGATGATTATGCGGCTGCAAAAGAGTTATTGATCAAGCTTGTCCGTGCAACGGATCAGTCGACAGTGGACCTTATTACTGCAAACGATTGA
- a CDS encoding methyl-accepting chemotaxis protein, with the protein MHTIRQRIRLIMFLSLASIAVLGAFTYYYFHQQNNMSEKTQQYQEAYVSSQYIKDDMLDTLDKQDIYFSQPSSSNAEAVVGAIESIRKQAATYEENYKENEDLKAYFTQIGDSAATYQDELEKVTSMNETIGYTSDEGLRKIISDASDDFHSIAEGAGDDVSAALETVTEAEKGVIQPPNGEAPDKKAFDEAVQAFKTAISDSDLNGDAVNDINSSLLKYTSAMSTLTNTRSQASELAANFETAALEVTTTVDSVGETAIDQTNNLKQTNEKTSATLGILLLTVIILSFLLVLCTGWPLIRAISNSIRQLKEAAGIIGNGNLAYRVPITTKDEMAELGTTFNQMAAKMEQSMAKVKEASEVLDDSSSYLAAASQQTAAQYEEVNQAIGQVAGGAQNQAAQLEKSNAMLEKVRHAITSMKAETLEVEGAMKQAEMEGSTGIQQMQQLHETSDSFLKLAQKLTAEIQLAVEQANHIRTIVQTIEEISESTNLLALNAAIESARAGEHGRGFAVVADEVKKLAERSKQEAQQIHELVGAMNQQMNGLADEAKAFDAYQRLQAASVAETTNAFERIHRQLKQGNAKMQDISSSVAEVASSNETVADMLGHINQIADEAASAAQEVASSSDTQAESIDILTNAASQLQQLAKDLADEVAQFDLGYIPEDGSGNDETKEMPPASHTDSQEMDDKEHAFPDDEPEWKQTS; encoded by the coding sequence ATGCATACTATACGCCAGCGGATACGCTTGATCATGTTTTTATCACTAGCAAGCATTGCAGTGCTTGGAGCTTTTACCTATTATTATTTTCACCAGCAAAACAACATGTCGGAGAAGACGCAGCAGTATCAGGAAGCATATGTATCAAGTCAATACATCAAGGACGATATGCTGGATACACTGGATAAACAAGACATATATTTCTCACAGCCTTCCTCATCCAATGCAGAAGCCGTTGTGGGTGCCATCGAAAGTATCCGCAAGCAAGCAGCTACATATGAGGAGAATTACAAAGAAAATGAAGATTTAAAAGCATACTTTACACAAATAGGGGATAGCGCGGCTACCTACCAGGATGAGCTTGAGAAAGTGACAAGTATGAATGAAACGATCGGGTACACTTCCGATGAAGGACTCCGCAAAATCATCAGTGATGCCTCTGATGATTTCCACAGCATTGCCGAAGGTGCCGGGGATGACGTTTCTGCCGCATTGGAAACTGTCACCGAAGCCGAGAAAGGAGTCATACAGCCACCCAATGGCGAAGCTCCGGATAAAAAAGCATTCGACGAAGCAGTACAAGCGTTCAAGACAGCAATCTCGGATTCGGATTTAAACGGTGATGCTGTCAATGACATTAATTCCAGTCTATTGAAATATACATCAGCCATGTCCACGCTGACGAATACACGCAGCCAGGCATCGGAACTGGCTGCGAATTTCGAGACAGCTGCCCTGGAAGTGACAACGACAGTGGACAGCGTCGGTGAAACAGCAATAGACCAGACAAACAATTTAAAACAAACGAATGAAAAAACATCAGCAACTCTCGGCATCCTCTTGCTTACCGTCATCATTCTCAGCTTCCTTCTCGTACTTTGCACTGGCTGGCCGCTTATCCGCGCGATTTCAAACTCGATCCGTCAGCTGAAAGAGGCTGCAGGGATAATTGGAAATGGCAACCTGGCATACCGTGTGCCAATTACAACGAAGGATGAGATGGCTGAATTAGGTACTACTTTCAATCAGATGGCAGCAAAGATGGAGCAATCGATGGCGAAGGTGAAGGAAGCTTCAGAAGTATTGGACGATTCTTCCTCCTATTTGGCGGCTGCTTCGCAGCAGACAGCAGCCCAGTATGAAGAAGTGAATCAAGCAATCGGTCAAGTTGCTGGAGGAGCACAAAACCAAGCCGCTCAGCTTGAGAAAAGCAATGCTATGCTTGAGAAGGTCCGCCATGCCATCACTTCGATGAAAGCTGAAACACTGGAGGTCGAAGGGGCAATGAAGCAGGCGGAGATGGAAGGAAGCACTGGTATCCAACAAATGCAGCAGCTGCATGAGACCTCTGACAGCTTCTTGAAACTAGCTCAAAAACTGACTGCTGAAATCCAGCTTGCAGTAGAGCAGGCGAATCATATCCGCACCATTGTACAGACAATCGAAGAGATTTCAGAAAGCACGAACTTGCTGGCGCTCAATGCTGCAATCGAATCGGCTCGTGCAGGCGAGCATGGACGCGGATTCGCTGTCGTTGCCGATGAAGTGAAGAAACTGGCGGAACGTTCCAAACAGGAAGCGCAGCAAATCCATGAACTTGTAGGAGCTATGAATCAGCAAATGAACGGTTTGGCCGATGAAGCCAAAGCCTTTGACGCCTATCAGCGATTGCAGGCAGCAAGCGTTGCAGAAACGACGAATGCTTTTGAGCGCATCCACCGACAATTGAAGCAAGGTAACGCTAAGATGCAGGATATCTCTTCTTCTGTCGCAGAAGTTGCATCAAGTAATGAGACTGTGGCGGACATGCTTGGTCACATCAATCAGATTGCTGATGAAGCAGCCTCTGCAGCACAGGAGGTAGCATCATCTAGTGATACACAAGCAGAATCGATCGATATCCTGACAAACGCTGCATCTCAGCTGCAGCAGCTGGCCAAGGATTTGGCTGACGAGGTGGCTCAATTCGACCTGGGCTACATTCCGGAAGATGGATCAGGAAATGATGAAACAAAAGAAATGCCGCCTGCTTCCCATACCGACAGCCAAGAAATGGATGATAAAGAGCATGCTTTCCCTGATGATGAGCCAGAATGGAAACAAACCTCATAA
- a CDS encoding phosphotransferase family protein has product MNWLEHILGNEWKIAPAGGVTGEAYYAKSGDRQLFLKRNSSPFLAVLSAEGIVPKLVWTKRMENGDVITAQEWLLGRGLTFSEMSDPRVAKLLSKIHHSSEMLNMLMRMGKKPLQPEAKMEELREKAAGFQDRLPALETVLKRLEQFLPEMPDQLLAVCHFDIDHNNWMISQHDELYLVDWDSALIADPAADIGMLLRKYVRLPDWEAWMNAYGKPLDDGLLKRIYWYEAARIIMSLRDDNVERKTKELAQLLMEVKQLTC; this is encoded by the coding sequence GTGAATTGGTTAGAACACATACTGGGGAATGAGTGGAAGATTGCTCCTGCTGGCGGTGTTACAGGAGAGGCCTATTATGCAAAAAGCGGAGATCGTCAGCTATTCCTGAAGCGCAATTCTTCTCCATTTTTGGCAGTCCTTTCAGCGGAAGGGATCGTGCCGAAACTTGTATGGACAAAGCGGATGGAAAATGGGGATGTGATCACTGCACAGGAATGGCTGCTGGGACGCGGTCTGACTTTCTCCGAAATGAGCGATCCGCGGGTGGCCAAGCTGCTCAGTAAGATCCATCATTCGTCCGAGATGCTGAATATGCTGATGCGGATGGGCAAAAAGCCCTTGCAGCCAGAAGCCAAAATGGAAGAGCTGCGGGAAAAAGCAGCTGGCTTCCAAGATCGGCTGCCTGCTTTGGAAACAGTACTGAAGAGACTGGAGCAATTCTTACCTGAGATGCCGGATCAGTTATTGGCTGTCTGCCATTTTGATATCGATCATAATAATTGGATGATAAGCCAGCATGATGAGCTGTACTTGGTGGACTGGGACAGTGCCCTTATCGCCGACCCGGCCGCTGACATCGGAATGCTGCTGAGAAAATACGTTCGATTACCTGATTGGGAAGCTTGGATGAACGCTTATGGGAAGCCGCTTGATGACGGACTTCTTAAACGCATTTATTGGTATGAAGCAGCCCGTATCATCATGTCTTTGCGCGATGATAATGTGGAGCGCAAAACAAAAGAATTGGCACAGCTGCTTATGGAAGTGAAGCAACTGACCTGCTAA
- the trmB gene encoding tRNA (guanosine(46)-N7)-methyltransferase TrmB translates to MRVRHKPWADDYLKENDHIVIPEPNNHKGKWRELFGNDKPLHVEIGSGKGQFITGMAAQHPEYNFIGIELAKSIIVTAVEKAAEAALPNVRLLNENAADFRELFEENEVDTIYLNFSDPWPKNKHEKRRLTYKSFLEQYKSVLKDDGEVIFKTDNQKLFEYSLSSFSRFGMILQEVKLDLHAENDPLNVKTEYEEKFSSRGYRIYRAVATFQ, encoded by the coding sequence ATGCGTGTGCGCCATAAACCTTGGGCAGACGATTATTTGAAGGAAAATGATCATATTGTGATCCCGGAACCGAATAATCATAAAGGCAAATGGCGGGAATTATTCGGTAATGATAAACCGCTGCATGTAGAGATCGGATCAGGCAAGGGGCAATTCATCACTGGTATGGCTGCTCAGCATCCGGAATATAATTTCATCGGAATCGAATTGGCCAAAAGCATCATCGTAACAGCCGTGGAGAAAGCTGCCGAGGCAGCTCTTCCAAATGTCCGGCTCCTGAATGAGAATGCTGCTGATTTCCGTGAGCTGTTCGAGGAGAACGAAGTGGATACCATCTATTTGAATTTCTCTGATCCATGGCCGAAGAATAAGCACGAAAAACGTCGTTTGACATATAAATCCTTCCTGGAGCAATACAAATCCGTATTGAAGGATGATGGAGAAGTTATTTTCAAGACGGATAACCAGAAGCTGTTCGAATATAGTTTATCCAGCTTTTCCCGATTCGGTATGATATTGCAGGAAGTGAAGCTGGATTTGCATGCGGAAAATGATCCGCTGAATGTAAAAACGGAATATGAAGAGAAATTTTCCTCCCGCGGCTATCGAATCTATCGTGCTGTCGCCACATTTCAATAG
- the thpR gene encoding RNA 2',3'-cyclic phosphodiesterase: MSTHHFIGIGLNESIQAALAEWQSELKSYVPMKQWPRPEEFHITLQFLGPAEEEQLNQIKEAWQDADFGKAFSLEAAGIDVFGSPKQPRVVWAGVKPFDRLQALQQKVTASTKGAGFQVENRPYRPHITLGKKWGAGKVEGQLPLLDKRLASPIMVEKVTLYRIEPGKRPKYVPVLVKDLERE; this comes from the coding sequence ATGAGTACACATCATTTCATTGGAATCGGTCTGAACGAATCGATCCAAGCAGCGTTGGCTGAGTGGCAGTCAGAACTGAAATCATATGTTCCGATGAAACAATGGCCGAGACCGGAGGAATTCCATATTACATTGCAATTCCTTGGGCCTGCAGAAGAAGAACAGCTGAATCAGATAAAGGAAGCCTGGCAAGACGCAGATTTCGGTAAAGCTTTTTCCTTGGAAGCTGCCGGGATCGATGTGTTTGGCAGCCCGAAGCAGCCACGTGTCGTCTGGGCCGGTGTAAAGCCATTCGATCGGCTACAAGCATTGCAGCAAAAAGTGACGGCGAGTACGAAGGGAGCGGGCTTCCAGGTTGAAAATCGTCCGTATCGTCCGCATATCACACTCGGGAAAAAATGGGGAGCAGGTAAAGTAGAGGGGCAGCTGCCGCTGCTGGATAAGCGTCTGGCTTCACCGATCATGGTGGAGAAGGTGACGCTTTACCGAATCGAACCGGGTAAACGTCCGAAATACGTACCTGTACTGGTCAAAGATCTGGAGAGGGAGTGA
- a CDS encoding thioredoxin family protein produces the protein MKQLESEAQLKEILEKGKTILMFSADWCPDCRIIEPELPGIEAKYSEYEFIHVDRDQFIDVCQQYDVFGIPSFIAFSNGEETGRFVSKDRKSKEEIESFIESLPQ, from the coding sequence TTGAAACAGTTAGAATCAGAAGCACAGCTAAAAGAAATTCTTGAAAAAGGTAAAACAATATTGATGTTTTCGGCTGATTGGTGTCCGGACTGCCGTATAATCGAGCCGGAACTCCCAGGGATCGAAGCAAAATACAGCGAATATGAATTCATTCACGTGGACCGTGATCAGTTCATCGATGTTTGTCAACAATACGATGTATTCGGCATTCCTAGTTTCATTGCGTTCAGCAATGGCGAAGAAACCGGACGATTCGTATCCAAGGACCGTAAGTCGAAAGAGGAAATCGAATCCTTCATCGAATCCTTACCGCAATAA
- a CDS encoding DeoR family transcriptional regulator, whose amino-acid sequence MNQSTSRMLNRVKAVYLYIRERETVSTTELAEEFGITDRTVQRDLNVLEYNGLVQSPHRGVWSTTSKKVKIS is encoded by the coding sequence TTGAATCAATCAACATCCCGAATGCTAAACCGTGTAAAAGCTGTCTATCTTTACATCCGAGAAAGGGAAACAGTTTCTACTACTGAATTGGCTGAAGAATTTGGTATTACGGACCGTACGGTACAGCGCGATTTGAACGTGCTGGAGTATAACGGTTTAGTACAAAGTCCTCATCGGGGGGTTTGGTCAACGACCTCAAAAAAAGTCAAAATCTCTTGA